A region from the Falco rusticolus isolate bFalRus1 chromosome 4, bFalRus1.pri, whole genome shotgun sequence genome encodes:
- the LOC119145833 gene encoding C-C chemokine receptor type 8-like, which produces MEGNLTHLPGRGGSEDVLVDYMSPTSNSSADYEYPFFYTELDISCDLENIPAFASTFFPVLYSLLFVTGLVGNALVVLVLTVFKKVRAMTDVYLLNLAISDLLFVFSLPFLVQYSIVGQWTFGNAMCKIISSAYFIGFYSSAFLITIMSVDRYLAIVQSVYALRVRTTVHGVITSLALWVVAILASMPDLIFFQEINDDNQTKCTPHYPDSNVWKTVSNFEVNVLGWLIPACVLIFCYYNILKNLQKCHTQNKYKAMKLVFIVVIVFFLFWTPINIVLFLDSLRYMYIIDDCQTSQRLDLAMELAEALSFVHCCLNPVIYAFVGEKFKKHLHEAFGKYARFLLICKDYSAVDGRRPDKQSSLHMTSSKSSSVATVL; this is translated from the exons ATGGAGGGGAACCTGACACACCTGCCGGGCAGAGGTGGCTCCGAGGATGTGTTG GTGGATTACATGTCACCAACATCCAACTCCTCTGCAGACTATGAATATCCCTTCTTCTACACAGAACTGGACATCAGCTGTGATCTCGAAAATATTCCAGCATTTGCATCTAccttttttccagtgctgtacTCCCTACTGTTTGTGACTGGCCTCGTGGGAAATGCTTTGGTCGTTTTGGTCCTAACAGTCTTCAAGAAAGTCAGGGCCATGACTGATGTGTATCTGCTGAACCTCGCCATCTCTGACctcctctttgttttctccctccccttcttgGTTCAGTACTCCATCGTGGGCCAGTGGACTTTTGGAAATGCAATGTGTAAAATCATCAGCTCAGCTTACTTCATTGGTTTCTACAGCAGTGCCTTCTTAATAACTATCATGAGTGTTGACAGGTACTTGGCCATTGTCCAGTCTGTCTACGCTCTGCGGGTTCGGACAACTGTCCATGGGGTTATCACCAGCCTGGCCCTTTGGGTAGTTGCCATTTTAGCGTCAATGCCAGacctaatttttttccaggaaataaatGACGATAACCAGACTAAGTGCACCCCTCACTATCCCGACAGCAACGTCTGGAAGACTGTCAGTAATTTTGAAGTCAATGTACTGGGGTGGCTGATCCCTGCTTGTGTCCTCATTTTCTGCTACTACAACATCTTGAAAAACCTGCAGAAGTGCCATACTCAGAACAAGTACAAAGCAATGAAACTGGTTTTTATCGTCGTCATtgtgttcttcctcttctggaCCCCCATCAACATTGTGCTTTTTCTGGACTCTCTGAGATACATGTACATCATCGATGACTGCCAGACAAGCCAAAGGCTAGACCTAGCCATGGAGCTGGCTGAGGCCCTCTCCTTCGTCCACTGCTGCCTCAACCCAGTCATCTATGCTTTTGTGGGTGAGAAATTCAAGAAGCACCTCCACGAAGCTTTCGGAAAATATGCACGTTTTCTGTTGATCTGCAAAGACTACAGTGCCGTCGATGGGCGCAGGCCAGACAAGCAGTCCTCTCTGCACATGACATCTTCAAAGTCATCTTCTGTTGCCACTGTCCTGTAG